From a region of the Nitrospira sp. genome:
- a CDS encoding copper resistance system multicopper oxidase, producing the protein MDIQGTRMTRRLFLQRTGALGLLAAAQQLLPACAWTNAATNIHSSVWSQTPLRGEVIDLTIGETPFTVNERTATAITVNGTIPGPVIRLREGQEVTLRVTNRLGEITSIHWHGILLPPVVDGVPGVSFAGIKPGTTFTYRFPVTQSGTYWYHSHSGGQEMLGVYAPMILDPLQPEPFHYDRDYVVMLSDWTFESPESVLANLKKQPAYYNFQERTAGEFFSNIANWGLRATLKNYLMWDQMRMNPTDFADVTGYTFTYLMNGMSPGANWTGLFRPGEKVRLRFINAASMTFYDVRIPGLTMTVVQADGQNIQPVAVEELRMGVAETYDVIVEPTDDRAYTIFAETLDRSGYARGTLAPRPGMEGEIPERRPRPLRTMEDMGMSMKGMEMDGMDMPGMKMPHGSEMAMRGMEIRGDQPSMEPSDPKPNTEHTQHDSEMPSTQKGQHPQDMSKMPGMEEYDQRRSRIPGSEPVKHAPDDHGTGNQTVAEYSQNRFGEPGRGLENSPWRVLRYTDLKSLTPYPDQREPDREIELHVTGNMADRYMWSFNGKKYSDAPEPIRFHYGERLRLTFVNDTMMEHPLHLHGMWMHLENGAGKYLPRKHTVIVKPAERVSVAVTADAPGRWAFHCHLLLHMEAGMFRVVEVSDKES; encoded by the coding sequence ATGGACATTCAGGGTACCCGTATGACACGCCGCCTGTTCCTGCAACGCACTGGGGCGCTGGGGCTGTTGGCCGCGGCACAACAACTCCTTCCCGCTTGTGCCTGGACGAACGCTGCTACCAACATTCATTCATCTGTATGGTCACAAACGCCGCTGAGGGGAGAGGTCATCGATCTGACCATCGGTGAAACGCCCTTTACAGTGAACGAACGAACCGCGACCGCGATCACCGTCAATGGAACGATTCCAGGCCCTGTGATTCGCCTGCGAGAGGGCCAAGAGGTGACCCTGCGGGTCACAAACCGCTTGGGGGAAATTACGTCGATTCATTGGCATGGCATTCTGCTCCCGCCCGTGGTGGACGGCGTGCCGGGGGTGAGTTTCGCCGGCATCAAGCCCGGTACGACTTTCACCTACCGCTTTCCGGTCACACAGAGCGGCACCTACTGGTATCACAGTCACTCCGGGGGGCAGGAGATGCTAGGCGTCTATGCGCCGATGATCCTCGATCCACTCCAACCCGAGCCATTTCACTACGACCGAGACTATGTCGTGATGCTCTCGGATTGGACCTTCGAGTCGCCGGAGTCCGTGCTCGCTAATCTCAAAAAGCAGCCAGCCTACTATAACTTCCAAGAACGTACCGCGGGTGAGTTCTTCTCGAATATCGCAAACTGGGGCTTGCGGGCGACGCTGAAGAACTACCTCATGTGGGATCAGATGCGGATGAATCCGACGGACTTCGCGGATGTCACCGGCTACACCTTCACCTATCTCATGAACGGCATGTCTCCGGGTGCTAATTGGACCGGCCTGTTTCGCCCTGGAGAAAAAGTCCGCCTTCGCTTCATCAATGCGGCGTCTATGACCTTTTATGACGTGCGTATTCCTGGCCTCACGATGACAGTTGTGCAAGCCGATGGGCAGAATATCCAGCCCGTCGCGGTGGAAGAGCTTCGTATGGGAGTGGCGGAGACCTACGACGTGATCGTCGAGCCCACGGACGATCGTGCGTATACCATCTTTGCCGAGACGCTGGATCGTAGCGGGTACGCGCGCGGAACGCTTGCCCCTCGGCCTGGGATGGAAGGAGAGATTCCAGAACGTCGTCCTCGTCCGCTTCGGACGATGGAAGACATGGGGATGAGCATGAAAGGCATGGAGATGGATGGCATGGATATGCCGGGGATGAAGATGCCACATGGCAGCGAAATGGCGATGCGAGGCATGGAGATAAGGGGGGATCAGCCGAGTATGGAGCCGTCCGACCCTAAGCCAAATACGGAACATACGCAGCATGATTCGGAAATGCCGTCTACACAGAAAGGGCAGCATCCACAGGACATGTCCAAAATGCCAGGAATGGAAGAATACGATCAACGCCGCTCAAGGATTCCTGGCTCAGAACCCGTCAAGCATGCCCCCGATGATCATGGCACCGGCAACCAAACGGTGGCCGAGTATTCGCAGAACCGGTTTGGGGAACCAGGTAGAGGGCTGGAGAACAGCCCCTGGCGGGTGTTGCGTTACACCGATTTGAAAAGCCTGACCCCCTACCCTGACCAACGGGAACCGGATCGGGAAATCGAACTGCACGTCACGGGCAATATGGCGGATCGGTATATGTGGTCGTTCAATGGGAAAAAATATTCCGATGCGCCGGAGCCGATTCGTTTTCACTACGGAGAACGGCTACGTCTTACGTTCGTCAACGACACGATGATGGAGCATCCGCTTCATTTGCACGGCATGTGGATGCACTTGGAAAACGGCGCAGGCAAGTACCTGCCCCGCAAGCACACCGTCATCGTCAAGCCCGCGGAGCGGGTATCCGTCGCGGTCACCGCGGACGCCCCGGGACGCTGGGCCTTTCATTGCCACCTGCTGCTTCATATGGAAGCCGGGATGTTCCGCGTCGTCGAGGTGTCCGACAAGGAGTCGTAG
- a CDS encoding DUF1622 domain-containing protein, with protein sequence MMEAVEATIITLVQWLRLAVETMGALVIAIGVIVAIYGFGRALALQRPEHYVEVRLTLARYLALAIEFELAADILSTAIAPSWDQIGKLGAIVVIRTGLNYFLMREMKEERVRGAGRTEQA encoded by the coding sequence ATGATGGAAGCCGTCGAAGCCACCATTATCACTCTCGTGCAGTGGCTGCGGCTCGCCGTAGAAACGATGGGCGCGCTCGTGATTGCGATCGGCGTCATTGTGGCGATCTACGGTTTTGGACGCGCGCTTGCTTTGCAACGGCCCGAACATTACGTCGAGGTCCGGCTGACCTTGGCGCGTTATCTGGCACTCGCGATTGAGTTTGAACTGGCCGCGGACATCCTCTCGACGGCGATTGCACCGAGCTGGGACCAAATCGGCAAGTTGGGCGCCATCGTGGTGATCCGCACCGGACTCAACTATTTTCTCATGCGCGAAATGAAAGAAGAGCGCGTGAGAGGGGCGGGCCGTACGGAGCAAGCGTGA
- a CDS encoding 2Fe-2S iron-sulfur cluster binding domain-containing protein, whose product MHCNRWSAAILASALGWAVPSLDHTAQGQHAEHHPGPGDSAGSSNASGIASGEGMGGGMGEMGGMGMGTSPPKELYPSLMSLPGLALETRAEVERQAHERMTKGAELMSEGLSALSSSAVRDDYVLMQQATEQMREGLAQFESGLAAHRALADARAPREIALQWFKREMHLLPASSGPPPHGIFGLSWFHYFVMALLLVSTASMVWMYYHRLRRADALLASLAGERQEFSAALLRPSATPPAASAAPIMVARTPAASDAATSLVTVPAGRWSGQLRVAKIFQETADVKTFRLVHPSGGDLPVLPFVFEPGQFLTVTVNIDGKETKRSYSIASSPCRRTFCELTVKQTPAGLVSNYLHERIQVGDLISVSGPFGKFTFRGHEAPSVVLIAGGVGITPLMSAIRCLTDQAWTGEIFMIYACNTMQDLIYHEELEYLVRRYENFQLTITLSRETSSAWTGPRGHVTRDLLTKAVPNLTTRRIHLCGPPAMMEAVKGILADMGVPPDQVKSENFLGAEPRPTKPPGAPTPVELGQAAVTTTCRFVRSGKTAPLAKDQTLLEASEDVGVNIDYSCRQGYCGVCKVKLLSGLVTMAVEEALTPQDKAANIILACQARSTANVEVEA is encoded by the coding sequence ATGCATTGCAATCGTTGGTCGGCTGCAATTTTAGCAAGCGCTCTGGGATGGGCTGTGCCGTCTCTCGACCACACGGCACAGGGGCAACATGCGGAGCACCATCCGGGTCCAGGTGATTCGGCTGGTTCGAGCAACGCGTCGGGTATAGCTTCGGGCGAGGGGATGGGCGGTGGCATGGGGGAGATGGGAGGGATGGGAATGGGGACTTCACCCCCCAAAGAACTCTATCCCTCCTTGATGAGCCTTCCGGGCCTCGCCCTCGAGACGCGCGCGGAGGTCGAACGCCAGGCCCACGAGCGAATGACGAAGGGCGCGGAGCTGATGTCGGAAGGCCTCTCGGCGCTCTCGTCGAGTGCGGTGCGCGACGATTACGTCTTGATGCAGCAGGCCACGGAGCAGATGCGGGAGGGCTTGGCGCAGTTTGAAAGCGGGCTCGCGGCGCACCGGGCGCTTGCCGACGCTAGGGCGCCGCGCGAGATCGCATTGCAATGGTTCAAGCGAGAGATGCACCTCTTGCCGGCCTCGTCCGGCCCGCCCCCGCACGGCATCTTCGGGCTGTCCTGGTTTCATTACTTCGTCATGGCCCTGCTGCTCGTTTCCACCGCCTCTATGGTGTGGATGTACTACCACCGCCTGCGACGGGCGGACGCCTTGCTGGCAAGCCTGGCGGGAGAAAGACAGGAGTTCTCCGCGGCGCTGCTGAGGCCGAGTGCGACACCACCGGCCGCGAGCGCCGCTCCTATCATGGTAGCCAGAACACCTGCAGCGTCGGACGCCGCCACGTCCCTCGTGACAGTCCCCGCCGGCCGCTGGTCTGGACAACTTCGGGTGGCCAAGATTTTTCAGGAGACGGCCGACGTAAAAACATTTCGCCTGGTGCATCCGTCCGGGGGAGACCTTCCCGTCCTCCCTTTCGTGTTCGAACCCGGCCAGTTTTTGACGGTCACCGTCAATATCGACGGCAAGGAGACGAAGCGATCCTATTCCATCGCCTCTTCGCCATGCCGGCGCACATTCTGCGAGCTGACGGTCAAGCAGACGCCAGCCGGACTGGTCTCGAATTATCTACATGAGCGTATCCAGGTCGGAGACCTCATCAGCGTGAGCGGGCCGTTCGGAAAATTTACCTTTCGCGGCCACGAGGCCCCGAGCGTCGTGCTGATTGCCGGCGGCGTCGGGATCACGCCGTTGATGAGCGCGATCCGTTGCCTGACGGACCAAGCTTGGACCGGGGAGATCTTCATGATCTATGCCTGCAACACCATGCAGGATCTCATTTACCACGAGGAATTGGAGTATCTCGTCCGACGCTACGAGAACTTCCAGCTGACGATCACGCTCAGCAGGGAAACCTCATCCGCATGGACCGGACCACGGGGCCATGTCACCCGAGACTTGTTGACGAAGGCCGTCCCGAATCTCACGACGCGGCGCATCCACCTCTGCGGGCCGCCCGCGATGATGGAGGCCGTCAAAGGCATCCTCGCCGACATGGGAGTCCCTCCGGACCAGGTCAAAAGCGAAAACTTTCTCGGGGCGGAGCCGCGGCCGACCAAGCCCCCCGGCGCACCCACTCCTGTGGAACTGGGGCAGGCCGCAGTCACGACCACGTGCCGATTCGTTCGCTCGGGGAAGACTGCGCCGTTGGCGAAGGACCAGACCCTGCTGGAAGCGTCTGAGGATGTCGGGGTGAACATCGACTACTCCTGCCGGCAAGGCTACTGCGGGGTCTGCAAGGTCAAACTCCTCTCCGGGCTGGTCACGATGGCGGTCGAAGAGGCGCTAACCCCACAAGACAAAGCGGCGAACATCATTCTCGCCTGCCAGGCCAGGTCCACAGCCAACGTGGAGGTGGAGGCGTAA
- a CDS encoding periplasmic heavy metal sensor, translated as MNVMSKQRRWTVLGAAGLLLLSGGLAVGVLEAQAQKSSVQHAGAQAPETRALAEQIQQLQQQVATLQAVIEKQHTQQRNRGMGSGGKMRGGGAMPMMDDQGEMGGMSSGGSPGMGMSMMDDEGEMAGMSSGGMSSGGGGGMGMMEGEMGGMTSGGNMKMCCMGEMGGMMGGMKSSSMGGMKGSPSTMPGQPGASHLYHIGSTGFFLDHAQHIVLTPEQKTTLNRLKEKALLDRATQQRRIDQAEQDLYLLTGADQPDAAKIQAKVAEIEKLRADQRMNFIRAVGEATNVLTHDQHRALLGTMTSTPK; from the coding sequence ATGAATGTCATGAGCAAGCAAAGGCGGTGGACGGTGCTCGGAGCTGCAGGACTGCTCCTGCTTTCCGGAGGTCTGGCAGTGGGGGTGCTAGAGGCGCAGGCCCAGAAGTCATCCGTGCAACATGCGGGAGCTCAGGCTCCCGAGACTCGAGCCTTGGCCGAACAGATTCAGCAATTGCAGCAACAGGTCGCAACTTTGCAGGCCGTTATTGAGAAGCAGCACACCCAGCAGCGCAACCGCGGGATGGGAAGTGGCGGAAAGATGCGCGGCGGGGGCGCCATGCCCATGATGGACGATCAAGGTGAGATGGGCGGCATGTCGTCCGGGGGTAGCCCCGGTATGGGCATGAGCATGATGGACGACGAAGGAGAGATGGCCGGCATGTCTTCTGGCGGGATGTCTTCCGGCGGAGGCGGCGGCATGGGCATGATGGAAGGCGAGATGGGCGGGATGACCTCAGGCGGCAACATGAAGATGTGTTGTATGGGCGAAATGGGAGGGATGATGGGTGGCATGAAGAGTTCCAGTATGGGCGGCATGAAAGGATCGCCATCCACCATGCCGGGACAGCCGGGCGCCTCCCACTTGTATCACATCGGGTCCACCGGGTTTTTCCTTGACCATGCACAGCATATTGTCCTCACCCCTGAACAAAAGACGACGTTGAATCGGTTGAAGGAGAAGGCCCTTCTCGACCGCGCGACGCAGCAACGCCGCATCGATCAAGCCGAGCAGGATCTGTACCTGTTGACGGGCGCCGACCAGCCGGATGCTGCCAAAATCCAAGCCAAAGTAGCCGAGATCGAGAAGCTGCGGGCCGATCAGCGCATGAATTTCATCCGAGCGGTGGGGGAGGCCACCAATGTGCTCACACATGATCAACATCGGGCCCTGCTGGGGACGATGACATCCACTCCAAAGTAA
- a CDS encoding cytochrome c — translation MGNADRRLVTGRSNVAIKMWAVIGFLVALAGTAASAEDAPEEAIPIEYAGKIMATGMPNDPKAQVVGKEIYEGKSNPAVNCARCHGSDGKPTKLGKGAPDLSDPAISKKHSDTHWFWRISEKKAGTTMPSYKDKLTEEQRWQVIVYLRTLASSGK, via the coding sequence ATGGGAAACGCAGATCGTCGATTGGTAACGGGGAGAAGCAATGTGGCGATCAAGATGTGGGCGGTCATCGGATTCCTGGTTGCCTTGGCAGGAACCGCCGCTTCGGCGGAGGATGCACCTGAGGAAGCTATTCCCATCGAGTATGCTGGGAAAATTATGGCGACCGGAATGCCCAACGACCCCAAAGCACAAGTGGTGGGGAAGGAGATTTACGAAGGCAAAAGTAATCCAGCAGTCAATTGCGCTCGATGTCATGGGAGCGATGGCAAACCAACCAAGTTGGGAAAGGGAGCTCCGGATCTTTCAGATCCAGCGATCAGCAAGAAGCATTCGGATACACATTGGTTCTGGCGTATCTCGGAAAAGAAAGCGGGAACCACGATGCCGTCGTATAAAGACAAACTGACCGAAGAGCAGCGTTGGCAAGTGATCGTGTATCTGCGGACCCTGGCATCATCCGGTAAGTAG
- a CDS encoding YHS domain-containing protein — translation MTHQKAMDRVCGMWIDKETAPFRSTWQGQTYYFCSKPCKEQFDEDPVRYMKGFEGRKP, via the coding sequence ATGACACACCAAAAAGCCATGGATCGCGTGTGCGGGATGTGGATCGACAAGGAAACGGCTCCCTTTCGCAGCACCTGGCAAGGACAGACCTATTATTTCTGCTCGAAGCCCTGCAAAGAGCAGTTTGACGAGGATCCCGTGCGGTACATGAAAGGATTTGAGGGTCGCAAACCTTGA